A single genomic interval of Helianthus annuus cultivar XRQ/B chromosome 6, HanXRQr2.0-SUNRISE, whole genome shotgun sequence harbors:
- the LOC110864156 gene encoding uncharacterized protein LOC110864156, producing the protein MPTLTTIALQNLVEHRTSSRNSSTLNNPLTTHIQTSNANRRLDVFEVQSGGNGEEKMLDSCLFDSDDDGFADARCDSVSIASSIDVDDDFGRLGFEDMSVVSNQIGDYYDAVEDFSSDGSMSSIASCRGNLELELRSTRLNLLVEIEKRKAAEDDVAAMFTHWHRVSNFLLAPSSSDCSSTIQFDINAVKQLSEEVIVARFVADSLGKAEAKAEAELAAQVIIASKDKEICRLRDRMQYYEAMIHEMSQNNLESMEVARRHRERKRGHRKWLWGCIGMSIAIGASIIAYSYTPNSYALESVGDTQPEAA; encoded by the exons ATGCCGACGTTGACAACAATTGCTTTACAAAATCTAGTCGAACACCGGACATCCAGCCGCAATTCGTCGACTTTAAACAACCCACTAACAACCCACATCCAGACATCGAATGCTAATCGGAGACTCGATGTGTTTGAGGTTCAATCGGGTGGAAATGGAGAAGAAAAAATGTTGGATAGTTGTTTGTTTGATTCAGATGATGATGGGTTTGCAGATGCTCGGTGTGATTCGGTGAGTATTGCTAGCTCGATTGATGTAGATGATGATTTTGGGAGGCTAGGGTTTGAGGATATGAGTGTGGTGTCGAATCAAATTGGGGATTATTATGATGCTGTTGAAG ATTTCTCGTCAGATGGATCTATGTCAAGTATAGCTTCTTGTAGGGGCAACTTAGAATTAGAATTGCGTAGCACAAGGCTAAATCTCCTTGTTGAGATCGAGAAACGGAAGGCTGCTGAAGATGATGTTGCTGCTATGTTTACTCACTGGCACAGAGTCAGCAACTTCCTACTAGCACCCTCATCAAGTGATTGCAGTTCTACAATACAGTTTGACATCAATGCAGTGAAGCAGTTATCTGAGGAAGTTATTGTTGCTAGATTTGTCGCGGATTCCTTGGGGAAGGCTGAAGCAAAGGCAGAAGCTGAGCTGGCTGCACAGGTCATCATAGCATCTAAAGATAAAGAGATTTGCAGGCTACGAGACAGGATGCAGTACTATGAAGCTATGATCCATGAAATGTCCCAAAACAACCTTGAATCTATGG AGGTGGCACGGAGGCATAGGGAAAGGAAAAGGGGGCATAGGAAGTGGTTATGGGGTTGCATTGGAATGTCCATTGCGATCGGAGCTTCTATCATAGCGTATTCATACACTCCAAACAGTTACGCGTTGGAAAGTGTTGGTGATACACAGCCAGAGGCTGCATGA